The following is a genomic window from Sander vitreus isolate 19-12246 unplaced genomic scaffold, sanVit1 ctg470_0, whole genome shotgun sequence.
taagaaacccaaatttctgatataaaaactttgaaaacgggtcaaatttgacccgaggacaacaagacggttaacctttatttatcctggTAGattgattgagaacaatttctcatttgcaacaagGACCTGATCACATTTACACAGTTCCActttcatactggaagctgcccagtactaccacagtctgatcacattcatactggaagctgcccagtactaccacagtctgatcacattcatactggaagctgcccagtaccaccacagtctgatcacattcatactggaagctgcccagtactaccacagtctgatctgatcacattcatactggaagctgcccagtactaccacagtctgatctgatcacattcatactggaagctgcccagtactaccacagtctgatctgatcacattcatactggaagctgcccagtactaccacagtctgatcacattcatactggaagctgcccagtactacagtctgatctgatcacattcatactggaagctgcccagtactaccacagtctgatctgatcacattcatactggaagctgcccagtactaccacagtctgatctgatcacattcatactggaagctgcccagtactaccacagtctgatctgatcccattcatactggaagctgcccagtacgtATGTTGTATCCTATTATTagttcatgtatattgtatgtatgtatattgtatcttttattatttcatgtatattgtatcgtAGTATTTTATGTAAATTCAGTGCTGTGtgactgatattttgctgctgtaacactgtaatttcccatttttgggatcaataaatatctatctattcatttaaaatggcttttaatacataGTTACGTTGTGTAGTGATTTTTTGACATATCTCCCTATccctaaaaacataaatacatttggacttatttttacaactgaaatacatGTTTTGTCAGAGAGAAAGTAGGCTACTGAATAAAGGCACCGGTATTGTACTCGGGGCCTCAGCTGGTCTCGCTATCTGTTAGGAttaaacacaacaacaatctGAATTAATATTCTTAAATGTAACTTTAACTTGTACAAAGTCATTTTATGGTAAGATagaagtattgctttcaagtacaaGACTGGATACtagtacataaatacataaaaacagtCTATTTAGTAGTAATACTCATAATATTATAGTATAACTAAAAGACTAAACTAGACGTCCTCACAAACCTGAAGGTCCCCACTATGTAGGTTAAAACAGAAGTtggtcctcacacacacacacacaaacacagagacacaaacacagaaacacacacacacacgcacacacacagagagagtctacagagaaaaaacatttaatattttgatatagtttatttatgttgttgaCCAGGGACAGTGTGAGCTGATTGGACCGTTGGTCCGTCTCTCTCCACTGTacacaaaaataaagatttgtaACACTGGCTCCCCGTGGTCTGGTTTAAATCACACACGCTCCCCACTCATTACACTCGTTACACGAAAACAACGCTcaacactttttattttccctGATGGCCGACTCTAAAGCATACGTGTCAAACTGAAATCCGGCCCTAGTGACcttactttttgtcactttttcaacattatttGTTACGCCTTTTTGCTGATTTTTCTAAAATTTTTTGGGCATTATCTTTGATATTTTTCGTCGACCAAACAGTTTGCCCGTAAAGGGAAACTGAGTTTGAAACTCCagcaaaaagaaataaatctaaataatgAAATGGGCTCCAAACAGCGGCAGgcagggcggggggggggggggcgtctGGTTGGAGGAAGGCGGGGGTCTCAGTATCCGGCGTCCCGCAGGTATTTAACGATGGGGAACACCCTGGTGGACACCTGGTTACCAGCGGTGCCGTCTTTACCTTTAGCTATGACCATAGCTGtggagacagatagagacagagagagagagagacagatagagagagacagacagagagagagagagacagagagagagagagagagagagagagagagagacagagagagagagagagagagagagagagagagagagagagagagagagagagagagagagagagagagagagagagagagagagagagagagagacagacagagagagagagagagagagagagagagagagagagagagagagagagagacagagagagagacagacagagagagacagagagagagagagagagagagacagggagagacagagagagagagagagacagagagagagagagagagagagagagagagagacagagagagagagagagagagagagagagagacagagagagagagagagacagagagacagacacagagagagagagacagtttatttaaattcaaacaatacacaacagaGACTTAAATCTGACTTCATCCAGagtttctccctctccccccctctctctacctgtctctctctccccccgtctctccacctgtctccctctcccccccgtctctccacctgtctctctccccgtctctccacctgtctcctctccccgtctctcacctgtctccctctcccccgatctctccacctgtctccctctccccgCTCACCTGTCTCCCTCCACCTGTCTCTCCACCCgtctccccccccccgtctctccacctgtctccctctcccccccgtctctccacctgtctccctctcccccctgtctctccacctgtctccctctcccccccgtctctccacctgtctccctctcccccctgtcTCTCCACCTGTCTCTCCACCTGTCTCACCTGTCTTGGCCTTGCCGACGCAGATGTTGAAGCCTCCGTGGTTCTTCGATGCCTTCAGGTGCATGCAGTAGCTGCTGGGATTTTCAGAGTCGTCTGTGAGCAGCATGCACTTCATTTCCCCTATAGACGGGCCGCACTCACGCAGAGCACTGGAGTTACCAGCCAGCTTCTTTATCTGGTCcgcctgagagacagacaggcagggagacaggcagggagggagggagacaggcagggagggagacagggaaAGAAAAAGTATTGAAATGCTTCAAAAAGCCCAGTGGAGTTGAACCACATAAATATTCATGTATAATATAATACTTTTACTGCCGTGAGATCTTGAACGCAGGACTCTAACTTGTGTTGGAGTATTTCAGAAGtctgtattagtacttttactgcattcacattttgattttaataaACAGATGTTGTAATAACTTAGAATTTCTTCAGCAATTCACAAACATTAacacggctaacgttagcctcgcAGCTACCTgcgaggctaacgttagcctcacAGGTAGCTgcgaggctaacgttagcctcgcAGCTACCTgtgaggctaacgttagcctcacAGGTAGCTGCGAACACCAAAACAAAATCCTGgtcagatattttgttaaagataAGAGACGATGACACTTTgtcccaatatatatatatatatatatataactaagTACTTAGGAAGTACtaggtactttggagtactgcagggggtacgtgaagGTTTTgcaaaatgcaaattaaaaaatatgtcatgcataatcCCTAAAATAATGATACTataacaatgaatgaatgaagtgaTGGATTCTGGACCATTGAAATGAGTTTTACTTGAGTTCATCCATCGCTGACGTTGACGTGTTGTTCCTCTTTATGAAGACTTATCTTCCTACTAGAAATGCTTTGCGATGGTCAGGGGGTACTCGGCTTAAAGTAGTAATTCAAAGCTGGTACATCATGGAAACATAAGTTTGAGAAACATGACACGAGGCCAATATATGACATGATATGTCTATTATATGAAAGTCTACGGTTCCAGCAGACGAGAACAGCAGCTTTTCTAAACTGTGTCTCAGTTTCATCTTGAAAATGTTCTGACTTTCGTCTGGACTTCGCGGTAAGTTCGGCCCGTTTACGTTCCACGCACGGCCCGTTTACGTTCCACGCACGGCCCGTTTACCGGCTTCAAGTCACGGTTTTGATACCATTCACCGTTCCCGTCATGGCGTTCCTAAGACATGAGTATGAGCTGTTATTAACGAGTCTTCAAGGAGAGGAACTGTAGTTTAGGAACCCGTCTCCCTGCCGGAGTTCAGTGTGTTTCCCCAAAAAAATAACCCAAAAAACAATGTtcaaaaataacacatttaaagCTGTAACTGGAATACCGTGATACTGTGAAACGtgtattatatgtattttaaaatatatattgttgACGTGAAAGCGTGATATGTTTGCTGCAGGTTGTCGACTTGGCGGAGAACACAGATTGATGTAACGCTGCACATTAAACCCTGACGAAAAAATATCATCAATGGTTccaaatatataacatatatatatgtatgtataaatatatatatatatatacatatatatatacatacatacatacatatatacatatatatatacatacatatatatatatatatatatacatacatacatatatacatatatatatacatacatacatatatatatatatatatattaagggttttatacgtgtgtgtgtctgtctgtctgtctgtctgtgtgtgtgtgtgtgtgtgtctgtgtgtgtgtgtgtgtgtgtgtgtgtgtgtgtgtgtgtgtgtgtgtgtgagagtgtgtgtgtgtgtgtgtctctgtgtgtgtgtgtgtctgtgtgtgtgtgtgtgtgtgtctctgtgtgtgtgtctctgtctctgtgtgtgtgtgtgtgtgtgtgtgtgtgtgtgtgtgtgtgtgtgtgtgtctgtgtgtgcgtgtgtgtgtgtgtgtgtgtgagagtgtgtgtgtgtgtgtctgtgtgtgtgtgtgtgtgtgtgtctgtgtgtgtgtgtgtgtgtgtgtgtgtgtgtgtgtgtgtgtgtgtgtgtctctgtgtgtgtgtgtgtgtgtctgtgtgtgtgtgtgtgtgtgtgtgtctctctgtgtgtgtgtgtgtgtgtgtgtgtgtgtgtgtgtgtgtgtgtgtgtgtgtgtgtctctctgtgtgtgtgtgtgtgtgtgtgtgtgtgtgtgtgtgtgtgtgtgtgtgtgtgtgtgtgtgtgtgtgtgtgtgtgtgtgtgtgtctgtctgtgtgacgtTTAATGGTACATTTTTAGTTATGCTGCCTGGGAGTTAGATCTCTTGAATCATGTGTCAGCAACATTTAATAAGGAAGTATCGTGTATAATAGTGTcagcagaatgcaggaaatgaagagaaatttcaaaataaaatcccgTCTCCGCCGACCTTCCAGAATAAAACTACTCGAGTAGATtttaaacacaggacttttagtCAGAACTGAACTACAGGAGGAAAAACAAGAAGAGGAAGAATGTGAGGACAAGTTaggacacgacacacacacacacacacacacacacacactgtgtgtgtgtgtgtgtgtgtgtgtgtgtctgtgtgtgtgtgtgtgtgtgtgtgtgtgtgtgtgtgtgtctgtgtgtgtgtctgtgtgtgtgtgtgtgtctgtgtgtgtctctgtgtgtgtctctgtgtgtgtgtgtgtgtgtgtgtgtgtgtgtgtgtgtggagactgtctgtgtgtgtctctctctctgtgtgtgtgtgtgtgtgtgtgtgtgtgtgtgtgtgtgtgtgtgtgtgtgtgtgtgtgtgtgtgtgtgtgtgtgtgtgtgtgtgtgtgtgtgtgtgtgtgtgtgtgtgtgtgtgcgtgtgtgtgtgtgtgtgtgtgtgtgtgtgtgtgtgtgtgtctctctctgtgtctgtgtgtgtgtgtgtgtgtgtgtgtgtgtgtgtgtgtgtgtgtgtgtgtgtgtgtgtgtgtgtgtgtgtgtgtgtgtgtgtgtgtgtgtgtgtgtgtgtgagtgcgtgtgggtgtgtgtgtgtgtgtgtgtgtgtgtgtgtgtgtgtgagtgtgtgtgtgtgtgtgtgtgtgtgtgtgtgtgtgtgtgtgtctctctctgtgtgtgtgagtgtgtgtgggggtgtgacagagacagaaacaagaaGTGAGAAGAAGCAGCTCTACTTCCTGTATTATCCTCCTCTGTTTCGACCCCGTGCCCTTATAAGGTAGTTTAAAGCGGCGCTCAGAAAGCCACAGAAACAGAACAAACGTCCGGAAAtactttctgacatttaaaaagcagCCGTTACGTCTCTGGAAACACCTCGACCgaagccagacagacagacagagatctCATCTCAACCAGTCAACCTCCactagaaaaactacaacataaTAAGGACTTcatacgtgtgtctgtgtgtgtgtgtgtgtgtgtgtgtgtgtgtatgtatgtctttgtgtgcgtgtgtgtgtgtgtctgtgtctctctctgtgtgtgtctctgtgtgtgtgtgtgtgtgtatgtatgtatatgtgtgtgtgtgtgtctctctgtgtgtgtctctctctgtgtgtgtctctctgtgtgtgtctctgtgtgtgtgtgtgtgtgtgtgtctgtgtgtgtgtgtgtgtgtgtgtctgtgtgtgtgtgtctctctgtgtgtgtgtgtgtgtgtgtgtgtgtctctctgtgtgtgtgtgtctgtgtgtgtgtgtgtgtgtgtgtgtgtgtgtctttgtgtgcgtgtgtgtgtctctctgtgtgtgtgtctgtctgtctgtgtgtgcgtgtctgtgtgtgtgtctctctctgtgtgtgtctctctgtctctgtgtgtgtgtgtgtgtgtgtctctgtgtgtgtgtgtgtgtgtgtctttgtgtgtgtgtctctctctgtgtgtgtctttctctgtgtgtgtctctgtgtgtgtgtgtgtgtgtgtatgtatgtatatgtgtgtgtgtgtgtctctctgtgtgtgtgtgtgtgtgtgtctctctctgtgtgtgtgtgtgtgtgtgtgtgtcgcaaaAGATGTCCACCCGACACTCAGACTTGTTTGAACTCGCCTCCTGTCTCTGAGCTGCAGCCTTAAATCATCATCTTACAGCCACATT
Proteins encoded in this region:
- the LOC144514147 gene encoding profilin-2-like, giving the protein MSWQAYVDSLTGPDSSGNKTIEDAAICGLASGAESIWASSPGLSSLTADQIKKLAGNSSALRECGPSIGEMKCMLLTDDSENPSSYCMHLKASKNHGGFNICVGKAKTAMVIAKGKDGTAGNQVSTRVFPIVKYLRDAGY